Part of the Acidaminococcales bacterium genome, GGTCGGTAACGCTGTGCCCATAAACCTTGCCTTTGCGATTGCAAAAGAAATTTACAAGGGCCTGGATACTGCAAAATGTCAGTGTTAGGCTTTATTTCAGACGCGGACTTTCATAAACATGTTGAATTAACCATACAGCAATACGGCGACAAACTCGTTGCTTTTGACTTGCAGAATTTTAATAGCAATATTGTGGATCCTATAAAATTAATTTTTGACAAAACGGTTTATCGCTACTCTTGGGAAGAGATTATCAAGAATGAAATTTTTCGCCAGCGCGATAAGTCCAACAATAACGACATAGGCTATTTTCATCAACGCATTTTTCAGTATATAGCCAGTTGTTCTATCCCTTCGAAAGGTTGGGACGTCATTTTCAAACGCAACGGCGGCATTATGCTGCCGGACGGCGACAGGGTTTCGACCATCTATGTTGAGGTGAAGAACAAGCACAATACCATGAACTCGGCTTCAAGCAGCAGGACATATATTACAATGCAAGGGCAGTTGCTTAAAGATGATGATTGTGCGTGTTTTCTTGTTGAAGCAATAGCAAGACATTCTCAAAATACCACTTGGGCTGTCAGTATCGATGGAATTCGACAAAGACACCGTAGAATACGCCGTGTAAGCATGGACGAGTTTTATAGTATTGTTACCGGACAAGCAGACGCTTTCTGTAAAATGTGCATGGCGTTGCCCTCTGTCATTGAA contains:
- a CDS encoding Eco47II family restriction endonuclease; the encoded protein is MSVLGFISDADFHKHVELTIQQYGDKLVAFDLQNFNSNIVDPIKLIFDKTVYRYSWEEIIKNEIFRQRDKSNNNDIGYFHQRIFQYIASCSIPSKGWDVIFKRNGGIMLPDGDRVSTIYVEVKNKHNTMNSASSSRTYITMQGQLLKDDDCACFLVEAIARHSQNTTWAVSIDGIRQRHRRIRRVSMDEFYSIVTGQADAFCKMCMALPSVIENVVENTAAAIVPNDTVIDELRAIAEKENGAIALSLYMLGFGSYIGFRKQ